In Chryseobacterium gotjawalense, the following are encoded in one genomic region:
- a CDS encoding glycosyltransferase family 2 protein has product MNQLRSISIIIPCYNVDQYISQCVGSIISQSYPHLEIICINDGSTDGTFNVLNQFADQDNRITIITQENSGIAAARNAGLNVASGDYIAFVDADDWLETDAFEKVLKDCSEDMICFSYYRNFAHGQLTKDLGLEGMFDSGYIQRRMIGLVDEELEDITSFDALITCWGKLYKKETVAGIRFKDLTNFGTWEDGIFNIEVLENARKVRVINKPLYHYRKPLQNTYTTNYKPELYQKWKNKFEWIRTFILAHDKPEIFEEALRNRISVTTLNLAFNEMNSSQSFGEKKANIKKILSDPLYVNAFGFFAINDIPVIWRIFYYFAKTENAFAVTLMSDLIYRYINRKNK; this is encoded by the coding sequence ATGAATCAATTGCGTAGTATTTCAATTATCATTCCCTGCTATAATGTGGATCAGTATATTTCACAGTGTGTGGGAAGTATCATTTCCCAATCCTATCCGCATTTAGAAATTATCTGTATTAATGATGGTTCTACGGACGGAACTTTTAATGTATTAAATCAATTTGCTGATCAGGACAACCGGATTACAATCATTACTCAGGAAAATAGCGGTATTGCTGCCGCAAGAAATGCAGGATTAAATGTAGCGTCAGGAGATTATATTGCCTTCGTTGATGCTGACGACTGGTTAGAGACAGATGCATTTGAGAAAGTTTTAAAAGACTGCTCTGAGGATATGATCTGTTTTTCGTATTACCGTAATTTCGCGCACGGACAGTTAACCAAAGATTTGGGGTTAGAAGGGATGTTCGATTCAGGTTATATCCAGAGACGGATGATTGGCCTGGTTGATGAGGAACTGGAAGATATAACCTCGTTTGATGCGTTAATTACGTGTTGGGGGAAGCTGTATAAAAAGGAAACTGTCGCAGGAATCCGCTTTAAAGATCTGACGAATTTTGGAACATGGGAAGACGGTATTTTTAATATAGAGGTATTAGAGAACGCTCGTAAAGTGCGGGTGATCAACAAGCCATTATATCACTATCGAAAGCCACTGCAAAACACCTACACCACAAATTATAAACCCGAACTGTATCAAAAATGGAAAAATAAATTTGAGTGGATTCGTACGTTCATCCTGGCGCATGATAAACCTGAAATTTTTGAGGAGGCATTGCGCAACCGCATCAGCGTTACAACACTTAATCTGGCATTCAATGAGATGAACAGCAGTCAATCTTTCGGAGAGAAAAAAGCAAATATTAAAAAAATTCTTAGTGATCCACTCTACGTCAATGCATTTGGGTTTTTCGCGATCAATGATATCCCGGTTATATGGAGGATTTTCTATTACTTTGCAAAGACTGAAAATGCTTTTGCGGTAACGCTGATGTCAGATCTGATTTACCGTTACATTAACAGAAAAAATAAATGA
- a CDS encoding glycosyltransferase family 2 protein — protein sequence MKALTIFTPSYNRAHLLPRIYTCLKDQTCQDFIWLIIDDGSVDDTRQVVTAFIQEDTIEIQYIYQENQGMHGAHNTAYENIITPLNTCIDSDDCMPIDAVGKILRKWEMVENKEKYSGLVGLDADLKGNLIGSRFRTETTTLEDFYLQGGTGDKKLVYRTAVMQQYPPYPLFPGEKYVGLGYKYQLADQDFELVTLNEILVLVDYQAGGSSNNMFRQYYNNPRGFAFIRKQGMVMSKSPVKRFKDAVHYVSSSLLSGNRKFIAESPRKAMTVLAFPLGLVLYAIVLFKNRGAIDTSEL from the coding sequence ATGAAAGCACTAACCATCTTTACACCGTCTTATAACCGTGCGCACCTTCTGCCGCGGATCTATACCTGTTTGAAAGACCAGACCTGTCAGGATTTTATCTGGTTAATCATAGACGACGGTTCCGTAGATGATACCCGACAGGTCGTCACTGCTTTTATTCAGGAAGATACAATAGAAATACAATATATTTATCAGGAAAACCAGGGGATGCATGGGGCACACAATACGGCCTATGAAAATATCATTACCCCACTGAACACCTGTATTGACTCCGATGATTGTATGCCCATTGATGCCGTCGGGAAAATTCTGCGCAAATGGGAAATGGTTGAGAATAAAGAAAAATACAGTGGGCTTGTGGGCTTGGATGCTGATCTGAAAGGAAACCTCATCGGCTCCCGGTTTCGCACCGAAACCACCACACTGGAAGACTTTTACCTTCAGGGCGGTACCGGTGATAAAAAATTAGTGTACCGCACAGCAGTGATGCAACAGTATCCGCCTTACCCGTTATTTCCAGGGGAGAAGTATGTAGGGTTGGGTTATAAATACCAACTCGCAGATCAGGATTTCGAATTGGTAACCTTAAATGAGATTTTAGTCCTGGTCGATTATCAGGCAGGCGGTTCTTCCAACAATATGTTTCGCCAGTATTATAACAATCCCCGCGGTTTCGCTTTTATCAGAAAGCAGGGAATGGTCATGTCAAAGTCACCGGTCAAGCGGTTTAAAGATGCGGTTCATTATGTTTCCAGCAGTTTGCTGTCCGGAAACAGGAAATTCATTGCAGAATCCCCGCGCAAAGCAATGACCGTTTTGGCCTTTCCTTTAGGTTTGGTGCTCTATGCAATCGTACTTTTTAAAAACAGAGGTGCTATCGATACTAGTGAACTTTAG
- a CDS encoding glycosyltransferase family 1 protein — MKPLKVLQVFTVLNRGGAETNLMNYYRQMDRDRVHFDFLVHRQEEGAYEQEIKKMGGEIFRLPALHPMQIKHYKAAVRKFFDDNPGYQIIHGQCSELGIFIYREAKKRKIPVIIAHAHNSKMDWDQKALFRILWKHGMRKYINTYFSCGQDAAKWLFGKKMAAKAYQMNNAVNTDDFVFNPSLRERMRSKLHAENSFNVIHVGRFNIQKNHCFLIHIFSEIVKINPQSKLFLVGEGELKKEIETKIHQLNLTEKVEFLGLRSDVADLLQAMDVFVFPSWFEGLPVALVEAQTSGILCAVSDAIPREAVLVPDIVEVCSLQDSAKYWAEKMIKRHLTFIRTDVSHHITKVGYDIKTNASKLEQKYSDLIDQFS; from the coding sequence ATGAAACCCCTAAAAGTCCTTCAGGTTTTCACCGTCCTCAACCGCGGCGGCGCTGAAACCAATCTGATGAATTACTACCGTCAGATGGATAGGGATCGTGTGCATTTTGATTTTTTAGTACACCGGCAGGAAGAGGGTGCTTACGAACAGGAAATAAAAAAAATGGGCGGTGAGATTTTCCGGTTGCCTGCTCTTCATCCCATGCAGATTAAACACTACAAAGCTGCGGTCAGAAAGTTTTTTGATGATAATCCCGGTTATCAGATCATTCATGGTCAATGCTCCGAATTGGGAATCTTTATCTACCGGGAAGCGAAGAAAAGAAAAATCCCGGTGATTATTGCTCATGCACATAATTCCAAGATGGATTGGGATCAAAAAGCATTGTTCCGGATTTTGTGGAAGCACGGCATGCGGAAATACATCAATACCTATTTTAGCTGTGGACAGGATGCTGCGAAATGGCTCTTCGGTAAAAAAATGGCAGCGAAGGCTTATCAAATGAATAATGCTGTTAATACGGACGATTTTGTCTTCAACCCCTCTTTGCGGGAACGGATGCGTTCAAAACTGCATGCAGAAAATAGCTTTAATGTAATCCATGTCGGTCGTTTCAATATTCAAAAGAACCACTGCTTTTTAATCCATATTTTCTCTGAAATCGTAAAAATTAATCCACAGAGTAAATTATTTTTAGTGGGTGAAGGGGAGCTTAAAAAAGAAATAGAAACCAAAATCCATCAATTGAATCTCACCGAAAAAGTTGAATTTCTAGGTCTGCGCAGTGATGTTGCTGATCTTTTGCAGGCGATGGATGTATTTGTATTTCCTTCCTGGTTTGAAGGATTGCCCGTAGCATTGGTTGAGGCGCAAACGTCTGGGATCCTCTGCGCTGTTTCTGATGCCATCCCTCGTGAGGCCGTCTTGGTGCCGGATATTGTCGAGGTATGTTCGCTGCAGGATTCAGCAAAATACTGGGCTGAAAAGATGATAAAGAGACATCTTACTTTTATCCGTACTGATGTTTCGCACCACATCACTAAGGTGGGGTATGATATAAAAACCAATGCCTCAAAGTTGGAGCAGAAATATAGTGATCTAATCGACCAGTTTTCATGA
- a CDS encoding acyltransferase family protein, translated as MFFVLSGFLITYLLLKEYQKTKTIKIKDFYIRRILRIWPLYYLYIGLVALLALTSISWSSTWLYYLTFFANIPFVLGSALPAMDHLWSISVEEQFYLFWPLLFLFSLKGNFIKIISVIILILAVFRIYIWFTAPFSTVALFSVVNRFDCMLLGSLGAYLFFNQSKIIFFIDHKITQTLAWLIIFSMIINVFWFLNSIIEIFVTGFATLVIIIGQINIKNRIVNLENSAISYLGKLSFGIYVYHPLIILLFSTYLKFDPATIPISEFWYMVFVYIAIIGLTIFIAHISYFHFELRFLKLKKKFSIVKSTNSKSDTK; from the coding sequence ATGTTTTTTGTTCTAAGTGGTTTTTTAATCACCTACCTTTTACTGAAGGAATATCAAAAAACAAAAACAATAAAAATTAAGGATTTTTATATTCGAAGGATCTTACGGATTTGGCCGCTCTATTATCTCTACATTGGTTTGGTGGCTTTATTAGCTTTAACCTCTATTTCATGGAGCAGTACATGGCTATATTATTTAACTTTTTTTGCTAATATCCCTTTTGTTTTAGGGAGTGCTTTGCCTGCAATGGATCACCTGTGGTCGATCTCGGTAGAAGAACAGTTCTACCTATTTTGGCCTCTTTTATTCTTGTTTTCCCTTAAAGGGAATTTTATAAAAATCATATCGGTAATCATCCTCATTTTGGCGGTTTTCAGAATTTACATATGGTTTACAGCGCCTTTTTCGACCGTAGCTCTGTTTTCAGTAGTGAACAGATTTGACTGCATGTTATTGGGAAGTTTAGGGGCTTACCTGTTTTTTAATCAGTCTAAAATCATCTTTTTTATTGATCATAAAATAACACAAACTTTAGCTTGGTTAATTATCTTTTCGATGATAATCAATGTTTTTTGGTTCTTAAATTCAATTATAGAAATCTTTGTGACAGGTTTCGCTACTTTGGTTATAATAATTGGACAGATCAATATTAAAAACAGAATAGTGAATTTAGAAAATTCAGCGATATCCTATTTGGGAAAACTTTCTTTCGGGATCTATGTTTATCATCCGTTGATTATATTGCTGTTTTCAACCTATTTAAAGTTTGATCCTGCAACTATTCCGATTTCTGAGTTTTGGTATATGGTTTTCGTGTATATTGCTATAATAGGCTTAACGATATTCATTGCACATATCAGCTACTTCCATTTTGAATTAAGATTTTTAAAACTCAAAAAGAAGTTTTCAATAGTGAAATCAACAAACAGCAAATCCGATACAAAATAA
- a CDS encoding glycosyltransferase family 4 protein yields MKLLYITNGITGSGGLERVLSVKASMLAEDFGYEVHVLSLNEVGKEPFFPFSNKVQQHSITVTGNPIQYFLHYKKGIQKVVDKFKPDLISVCDDGLKGFFVPRLISTNAKWIYERHVSKLIENSGEQNIFLSLKMKSKWKMMEYLAKNFSKFVVLTEGNCAEWSTLKNLIVIGNPLPFTAEKAADLEEKIVICVGKISYQKGQDLLLQIWEKVAAKHPEWQLHLYGNENKQFLNTDRLPDNVSYFPATKNLKSIYSNSSIYVMSSRFEGFGMVLIEAMEFGVPCVSFDCNYGPSDIITDNEDGFLIENGDIVSFANQIIALIENTYLRKKMGEKAQENVQRYSAKKIVFKWNKLFNELTK; encoded by the coding sequence ATGAAGCTCCTCTACATCACCAACGGCATCACCGGTTCCGGCGGACTCGAAAGGGTTCTGTCGGTCAAAGCATCGATGCTTGCAGAAGATTTTGGATATGAAGTTCATGTCTTAAGTTTAAACGAAGTAGGAAAAGAACCTTTCTTTCCTTTTTCAAATAAAGTACAGCAACATTCCATCACAGTGACAGGGAATCCAATCCAATATTTTTTACACTATAAAAAAGGAATTCAGAAGGTGGTTGATAAATTTAAACCCGATTTGATTTCCGTATGTGATGATGGCCTTAAAGGTTTTTTCGTACCAAGACTTATTTCCACAAATGCAAAATGGATTTATGAAAGACACGTTTCTAAATTGATTGAAAATTCTGGAGAACAAAATATTTTTTTGTCATTGAAGATGAAATCGAAGTGGAAAATGATGGAATACCTCGCCAAAAACTTTAGCAAATTCGTCGTATTAACCGAAGGAAATTGCGCCGAGTGGTCAACATTGAAAAATTTAATAGTCATCGGTAATCCATTGCCTTTTACTGCTGAAAAAGCTGCTGATCTGGAGGAGAAAATTGTAATTTGTGTTGGGAAAATTTCTTACCAGAAAGGGCAGGATTTATTACTGCAAATTTGGGAAAAAGTAGCAGCGAAACATCCGGAGTGGCAACTCCATTTATATGGCAACGAGAATAAGCAGTTTTTAAACACAGACCGGTTACCAGATAATGTTAGTTATTTTCCTGCAACAAAAAATCTTAAATCAATCTATAGTAATAGTTCAATCTATGTGATGTCATCGCGTTTTGAAGGATTCGGCATGGTTTTAATCGAAGCGATGGAATTTGGCGTGCCTTGTGTTTCTTTCGATTGTAATTACGGTCCGTCCGATATCATAACCGATAATGAGGATGGCTTTTTAATAGAAAATGGTGATATTGTTTCATTTGCGAACCAAATTATTGCATTGATTGAAAATACATATTTAAGAAAGAAAATGGGCGAGAAAGCCCAGGAAAATGTCCAACGGTATTCTGCAAAAAAAATTGTTTTCAAGTGGAATAAGTTATTTAATGAACTAACAAAATAA
- a CDS encoding DUF6266 family protein, with amino-acid sequence MGKLIDSLLAGSSGRVGRVVVANMFGNDILKHRPRRKQKTPTAKQLLIQDRMKKSYAFMGPYKEFAKRHYGVRIGMKSPYNLAMTNVMNAFKLDFILLEITPAYSEIEFAKGPLTGAIPTGLTSDTPSTFTLVWYDNSGSVPLREIDQLQVLFIAEGESKPIFMENVAMRADTTIDIQVPPNLQGKTVHVWMAFLEDDFSRVSTSSYAGNVLIT; translated from the coding sequence ATGGGAAAATTAATTGATTCGCTTTTAGCAGGATCTTCCGGTAGAGTAGGCCGGGTAGTCGTAGCCAACATGTTTGGAAATGATATCTTGAAGCACAGACCACGCAGAAAACAGAAAACACCTACTGCGAAGCAACTTCTTATCCAGGACCGCATGAAGAAGAGTTATGCCTTCATGGGCCCTTACAAAGAATTTGCCAAACGCCATTATGGCGTCCGAATCGGCATGAAATCCCCGTACAATTTGGCCATGACCAATGTAATGAATGCCTTTAAGCTCGACTTCATCCTCTTGGAGATCACGCCCGCTTATTCAGAAATTGAATTTGCCAAAGGACCACTTACGGGAGCAATACCTACGGGCTTAACATCCGACACACCCTCAACATTCACCTTGGTGTGGTATGACAACAGTGGTTCGGTTCCCCTGCGTGAAATAGACCAGTTACAGGTACTCTTCATCGCAGAAGGAGAATCAAAACCGATCTTCATGGAGAATGTCGCCATGCGGGCAGACACCACGATAGACATTCAGGTACCACCAAACCTGCAGGGTAAAACCGTACATGTCTGGATGGCCTTCCTTGAAGACGACTTCAGCAGAGTCTCCACGTCCTCCTATGCCGGAAACGTCCTCATCACCTAA
- a CDS encoding GIY-YIG nuclease family protein: protein MKTSYIYILTNKNNTTLYVGVTSDLSTRILQHRSKQNPHSFSTKYNLYKLVYFEEFQSIVQAIAREKQLKAGSRKKKIALINQLNPDWLDLYENIK, encoded by the coding sequence GTGAAAACCAGCTACATATACATCCTTACTAATAAAAACAACACCACCCTATACGTTGGCGTGACTTCCGACTTATCCACCAGAATATTACAGCACCGTTCAAAACAAAATCCACACAGCTTCAGCACTAAATACAACCTGTATAAACTCGTTTACTTTGAAGAATTCCAAAGTATAGTTCAGGCAATCGCAAGAGAAAAACAACTCAAAGCAGGTTCCAGAAAAAAGAAAATAGCCCTAATCAATCAACTCAACCCCGACTGGCTGGACCTCTATGAAAATATAAAATAA
- a CDS encoding EpsG family protein has protein sequence MFDWIPAASYTAIHYHVLLVIALLITFHAIIFDVKDEQSINFFYSFGYVVVVTLIFYMGLRKINTPYFGDTFNYARGYDLWQQGVDVKIKDDYLFNYLMKFCSGFMDIHSFFLLVDILYIVPCFLFSKKYFGRYWFFAMFMFICSYSFWTYGTNGLRNGLATSFFIMGLYFYSKKYWMYFWFILGYFMHASLVIPIAAFVVSGFYKNPKVYIYIWLFAIPISLVGGSSWGTLFATLGFEDRTAGYLTNSDESMKEFSQTGFRWDFLVYSGSAVFAGAYFIFKKKITDPFYIHVFGIYCIANAFWILVITAAFSNRFAYLSWFLMPIIFAYPMFRYKMWQDQYKVFGGILFAYFMFTYFMNVIK, from the coding sequence TTGTTCGACTGGATCCCCGCAGCATCTTACACCGCTATTCACTATCATGTATTGCTCGTCATTGCCTTACTGATCACTTTTCATGCGATTATTTTCGATGTTAAAGATGAACAGAGCATCAATTTTTTTTATTCCTTTGGGTATGTGGTGGTGGTTACTTTGATTTTCTATATGGGTTTACGCAAAATTAACACCCCATATTTTGGGGATACTTTTAACTATGCAAGAGGATACGATCTATGGCAACAGGGTGTTGACGTTAAAATAAAAGACGACTATCTGTTTAATTATTTGATGAAGTTTTGCAGTGGCTTTATGGACATCCACAGCTTCTTTTTATTGGTAGATATTTTATATATCGTGCCTTGTTTTTTATTTTCAAAGAAATACTTCGGGCGGTATTGGTTTTTCGCCATGTTTATGTTTATCTGCTCCTATTCTTTCTGGACTTATGGAACCAATGGGTTACGAAATGGCTTGGCTACTTCTTTTTTTATTATGGGTCTGTATTTTTACAGTAAAAAATACTGGATGTACTTTTGGTTTATTTTGGGCTATTTCATGCACGCTTCACTTGTTATTCCCATTGCAGCCTTTGTCGTTTCCGGCTTCTATAAAAACCCAAAAGTTTACATCTATATTTGGCTGTTTGCAATTCCGATATCGTTGGTGGGTGGAAGTTCGTGGGGAACCTTATTTGCAACCCTAGGTTTTGAAGACAGAACCGCAGGTTATTTGACCAATTCTGACGAAAGTATGAAAGAGTTCTCGCAAACCGGTTTTCGTTGGGATTTTCTGGTCTACAGCGGTTCAGCAGTGTTTGCCGGTGCCTATTTTATTTTTAAAAAGAAAATTACCGATCCTTTTTATATTCATGTTTTCGGGATCTATTGCATCGCTAATGCGTTCTGGATCTTAGTCATCACTGCTGCTTTCAGCAATCGTTTTGCGTACCTCTCTTGGTTTCTAATGCCGATTATTTTTGCTTATCCGATGTTCCGCTATAAAATGTGGCAGGATCAGTATAAAGTTTTTGGAGGGATATTATTCGCTTATTTTATGTTTACCTATTTTATGAACGTCATCAAATAA
- a CDS encoding glycosyltransferase family 4 protein: MKILYLTDQTYLHGGIEKVLSQKANYFADVSNDEVSIVTYNQQQNQPIYRLSEKIRIVDMEINYEIGRSYFHPVNLKKIPKHRTALKKILRDIQPDVIISCSFGPDFYFLPYVEKQIPKIKEFHSSRYFYNNTSSSAKGEVLRMLTATTEKKYHQLVVLNDAEQHFYQNKNITVIPNPNEISPLRANPASKKIMAAGRISPVKNFGDLIHVFARLAPDFPEWELLFFGEDYLGTQAKLEHQIREYGLQNQIKFIGISPDLKTEMQHYSIYAMTSETECFPMVLLEALSVGMPVISYDSPTGPKHILMNNEDSFLVPYKNLDIFVKKLKELMQNENLRHEMGQKGRENVKRFSIEKVMHQWKDLFTSLITKTSSIHHPSPITHHPTPNT; this comes from the coding sequence ATGAAAATTCTCTACCTCACCGATCAAACTTATCTCCACGGCGGCATCGAAAAAGTGCTCTCCCAAAAAGCCAATTATTTTGCGGATGTAAGCAATGATGAAGTTTCTATTGTCACCTACAACCAACAGCAAAATCAACCCATTTATCGCTTGAGTGAAAAGATAAGGATTGTAGATATGGAGATTAACTACGAAATTGGAAGAAGTTATTTTCATCCTGTCAATCTGAAGAAAATTCCCAAACACCGGACTGCTTTAAAAAAAATACTCCGGGACATCCAGCCTGATGTAATCATCAGCTGCAGTTTTGGTCCCGATTTTTATTTTCTGCCTTACGTCGAAAAACAGATTCCAAAAATAAAGGAGTTCCATTCTTCGCGGTATTTTTATAATAATACTTCTTCTTCAGCAAAAGGTGAGGTCTTGAGAATGCTGACGGCAACCACTGAAAAGAAGTACCATCAGTTGGTTGTTCTTAATGACGCTGAACAGCACTTTTATCAGAATAAAAATATAACGGTGATTCCAAACCCCAATGAAATTTCACCCCTTAGAGCAAACCCCGCTTCAAAAAAAATCATGGCAGCCGGACGGATTTCTCCCGTCAAAAATTTCGGAGACCTCATTCATGTATTCGCCAGACTGGCTCCAGATTTCCCGGAGTGGGAACTGCTTTTCTTTGGAGAAGATTATTTGGGAACACAAGCCAAACTGGAGCACCAAATCAGGGAATACGGTTTGCAAAACCAAATCAAATTCATCGGAATTTCCCCTGATTTGAAAACGGAAATGCAACATTACAGCATCTACGCCATGACCTCCGAAACCGAATGTTTTCCCATGGTCTTACTGGAAGCGCTATCCGTTGGAATGCCGGTAATTTCCTACGATAGTCCCACGGGTCCAAAACATATTTTAATGAATAACGAGGATTCTTTTCTTGTTCCTTATAAAAATTTAGATATTTTTGTAAAGAAACTCAAAGAACTGATGCAAAATGAAAACCTCCGCCATGAAATGGGACAAAAAGGACGGGAAAATGTAAAGCGCTTCAGTATTGAAAAAGTAATGCACCAATGGAAAGATCTATTTACTTCATTAATCACCAAAACATCTAGCATCCATCATCCATCACCCATTACCCATCACCCAACACCCAACACCTAA
- a CDS encoding glycosyltransferase family 2 protein, whose protein sequence is MSPKISVIIPVFNGQKTILNTIKNVLSQTFTDFELIIVNDKSTDRTLDILTKVASHDKRIRIIDKQKNEKPFIGRIDGVRIAKAEWVTFVDADDYFYPNALQKLYEQTAKQPHVILGSYCKVYDRLGWSRSKPINVVPKECLEGEFIFVKSKFRLAFWGCHSIFVSSCAKLYHMSLFNDIKAINFKAIHSFDDTLLNLLLFEMVNKIVFIKDPIIDYRYGGGTSKFNKLVLPDLDVLYQYRSSLLDKCSDSEKENYSNLEYINTIYSYFLNGLIIERWSSDEFNIELENKKVLPVFKHCIEISTKYNLTSATFFLNLRNKELCYKHISTEANRLRFKRLIYRSIGAFLAKL, encoded by the coding sequence ATGTCTCCTAAAATTTCAGTTATTATACCAGTATTTAACGGTCAAAAAACAATTCTTAATACTATTAAAAATGTTCTAAGTCAAACATTTACAGATTTTGAATTAATAATTGTAAATGATAAAAGTACAGATAGGACACTAGATATTTTAACAAAAGTAGCATCCCATGATAAACGAATACGTATTATTGATAAGCAAAAAAATGAAAAGCCATTCATAGGAAGAATTGATGGGGTACGAATAGCAAAAGCAGAATGGGTAACATTTGTTGATGCAGATGATTACTTTTATCCTAATGCGCTTCAGAAGCTTTATGAGCAAACAGCTAAGCAGCCCCATGTTATATTAGGTTCATACTGTAAAGTTTACGATCGGTTGGGATGGTCCCGTAGTAAGCCTATAAACGTTGTGCCGAAGGAATGTTTAGAGGGTGAATTTATATTTGTGAAATCTAAATTCAGATTGGCATTCTGGGGATGTCATTCAATATTTGTCAGTTCTTGTGCAAAGTTGTATCACATGTCATTATTTAATGATATTAAAGCAATTAACTTTAAGGCAATTCATTCATTTGATGATACATTATTAAATCTATTACTTTTTGAAATGGTAAATAAGATTGTTTTCATTAAAGATCCAATCATAGATTACCGTTATGGTGGTGGAACTAGTAAATTTAATAAACTCGTTCTACCTGATTTAGATGTACTATATCAATATAGATCTTCTTTATTAGATAAATGTTCTGATTCAGAAAAGGAAAATTATTCAAATCTAGAGTATATAAATACTATCTACAGTTATTTTTTAAACGGATTAATTATTGAGAGATGGAGTTCAGATGAGTTCAATATCGAATTAGAAAATAAAAAAGTGCTTCCTGTTTTTAAACACTGTATCGAAATTTCCACTAAATATAATTTAACAAGTGCAACATTTTTTTTAAATTTAAGAAATAAAGAACTTTGTTATAAGCATATTTCTACCGAAGCCAATCGTTTGCGTTTTAAAAGACTTATTTATCGCAGTATTGGTGCTTTTTTAGCTAAACTTTAA
- a CDS encoding MerR family transcriptional regulator: protein MKSFNFITDGDFLEWYQEVSRVHKELAEGTIPLTKENILMEHEVCELLGVTARTLRKYRQQKYLGFVKMEGLIFYLKPLLYLDLFLLYYRPKMER, encoded by the coding sequence ATGAAAAGCTTTAATTTCATCACAGACGGGGACTTTCTGGAGTGGTATCAGGAGGTTTCGAGGGTTCACAAGGAGTTGGCAGAAGGGACTATTCCGCTGACTAAGGAGAATATTCTGATGGAGCACGAGGTGTGCGAGCTGCTGGGTGTTACGGCCCGTACATTGCGCAAGTACCGGCAACAGAAGTATCTGGGTTTTGTCAAAATGGAAGGTCTGATTTTCTATCTTAAACCGCTTCTGTATCTGGATTTATTCCTGCTGTATTACCGTCCAAAAATGGAGCGGTAA